The Bacillota bacterium genome includes the window TGTCAATAAGAGCGGTAGCGAGAATAGTCAGGCTCCCGCCCTCCTCGATGTTGCGCGCCGCGCCAAAGAAACGTTTGGGTTTGTGCAAGGCAGCCGGATCCAGCCCGCCTGACAGGGTCCTGCCGCTGGGGGGCTCCACCAGGTTATATGCCCTCGCCAGCCGCGTGATGCTGTCTAGAAGGATGACCACATCACGCTTATGTTCTACGAGCCTCTTTGCTCTCTCCAGCACCATTTCGGCCACTCTTATGTGGTTCTCAGCAGGCTGGTCGAAAGTAGAGCTTGTGACGATACCCTTGACGGATCGCTCCATATCCGTGACTTCCTCCGGCCTCTCATCGACCAGAAGCACAAGGAGCTCAACCTCAGGGTGGTTTTCAGTGATGGAGTTTGCGATCTTCTTCAGGACAGTAGTCTTGCCTGCTTTGGGTGGGGAGACGATGAGACCACGCTGGCCCTTTCCGAGGGGAGAAATGATATCCATAATCCTGGTAGTGATATCATGCGCCGTGGTTTCCATTCTGAGCCTTTGATTCGGATAGATAGGCGTCAGATCCTCAAAATGAAGGCGTTTTCCCGCGGCCTCGGGATCTTTTGCATTTACTGCCTCAACCCTTAGCAGGGCGAAATATTTCTCGTTATCCTTAGGAGGCCTCACCTGACCTGACACGAGGTCGCCGGTGCGAAGATTGAACCTCCTGATTTGTGAGGGAGAAACATATATATCATCAGGGCTTGCCGACAGTCCAGCTACACGCAGGAATCCGAACCCATCGGCCATGATCTCGAGTATACCCTCTCCAAAGAGGAGTCCTTCCTTTTCGGCCTGGACCTTTAAGATCTCAAAGATGAGATCCTTTTTTCTCATCTTGCTATACCCGGCTATATCGAGGGCCCGTGCAACCTCATAGAGCTCGGGTATCGTCTTCGCTTCTAATTCAGCAATATTCACTTTTCCTTCCACAATTTATCCACCTCTGTAATCATAAACTCATATTCAATTCACAGTTGATGCAAAAACAGGGTTTGAAAATAAATCAACCGCAGGGAATCCCGGGACTATAGACCTTTATCAGGCAGGCCCTGAGCAAAAGGTGTGAATCGGTGAAATCAAGCAGGGACCGCGATATGCATCAGATCATGAACTGTGATCACGAGATCCTCTCATCGAGGCTGCTACAAAATCCTTGAAAAGTGGGTGTGGCCTATTGGGCCTGGATTGGAACTCAGGGTGAAATTGAGTTCCCACGAACCAGATATGATCCTTGAGCTCAACTATTTCCACCAGACGTCCATCAGGAGAAACCCCTGCGATACGCAGTCCTTTCTCCACCATCATATCCCGAAAATCATTATTAAATTCATATCTGTGGCGATGCCGTTCGTGGATGAGACTTTGCTTATAGGCTGAAAAGCTCAGGGAATCGTCTGAAAGCACACATGGATAGCTACCCAATCTCATCGTCCCCCCCAGGTCCCCGATTCCCTTTTGTTCAGGCAGAAGGTCGATGACCGGATATGGGGTATTATCATCAAACTCTGAACTATTGGCGCCCTCCAGTCCGCACACATTCCGGGCAAATTCTATGACCGCGCACTGCATTCCGAGGCACAGCCCCAGATATGGGATCCCGTTCTCCCTGGCGTACTTGGCGGCTCTTATCTTTCCTTCTATGCCTCTATTCCCAAATCCGCCCGGCACTACTATACCATGGATGCCATCTAACAGGCTCGCGGGTTCGGCGACCTCCAGATCCTCTGAGCTAACCCACCTGATCCTCACCTCCACATCATTGGCAATCCCTGCGTGTCTGAGGGCCTCTGTCACACTAAGATATGCATCGGGAAGAGATACGTACTTACCGACGACCGCTATTTCCACTGACCCCGACGGATGGGAAATCCTTTTCACTAGATCCCGCCATTCGGCGAGATCCCTGGTTTTGCAGGAAAGCTGGAGACGCCTCACGATAAATTCATCCAATTTCTCATTCTCCAAGACCAACGGCACTTCATATATGTTATCCACATTTACGTTAGGTATCACTGCCTCAATATCTATATCACAGAAAAGAGCGATCTTAGCCTTTACTTCCTTGGGCAATTTCCGATCTGAGCGACATACAATCACATCTGGCTGGATTCCGATACTTCTCAGTTCCTTAACGCTATGCTGGGTCGGCTTTGTCTTGAGTTCCCCCACCGATACCAGGTAAGGAACCAGAGTTACATGGACATACATCACATCATCTCTTCCGAGGTCTGTGCGCAACTGCCTTATTGCCTCAAGAAACGGAAGGCTTTCAATATCTCCCACCGTCCCGCCAATCTCAACGATCACTACATCAACCCCGGTTTCTTTCCCTACCCTGACTATCCTGGATTTTATCTCGTTTGTAATGTGGGGTATCACCTGCACGGTTCCGCCCAGAAAATCCCCCCGGCGCTCTTTCGTGATGACGGACCAGTAAATCATGCCTGTAGTGACGTTGTTCAGCTTGCCCAGATTGACATCCATGAATCTTTCGTAATGACCCAGGTCAAGGTCGGTTTCCGCCCCATCTGCAGTGACGAAAACCTCACCATGTTGATAGGGGCTCATTGTGCCAGGATCCACATTAATATATGGGTCCAATTTCATGGCGGTAACACTGAGTCCCCGGCTCTTCAGAAGCCGCCCTATCGATGCTGCCGTGACGCCTTTTCCAAGGCCCGAAACTACTCCTCCGGTCACAAAGATATACTTAGCCACGAATCCTATTGCCCCCCCGGTAGAATCACGTAAATTGCTTCGTACATGCTGCTGAGACACATACTTGTTTAATTTAGCATAAAGGGGCGAAGATCTCAAGGTCTACCCCCAGCGCCTCACTATCCCCTGAGGCGCCAGATGGCTTAGATGCGCCGCGTCTTACTTGCCGGATCCCGCCGCAGGATCAGAGCCCGTCTCGCCGGTCTCACCCTCAATGGTCCCAATAGTCCCGCCCTCGACGCCGGGCTGCGCCTCGGCGGAAATATCAGATCCCTCTTCTCCCGCCCGGTCATCCTCACTCTTTTCCGGAGCGATAAGCCCATATTTCTGAAACAAGACCCTCAATGCAGACATTTCCAAAAACGCGATCAACGCCGTAAATATCAACATAAGAGCTGGAGTAAACACGATGCATATACCAAGAATGACTAGTGATGCTAAGGCAAGGATTGTGGTGAAAACCAAATTGTCAAGGACAAGCAGCGCGGATCTCTTAAATAGCTTTACGAGGCCCGGGTCCTGCATTACAAGGATCGGAAATGTATAATTCGCCATCAAGGCAATGAACAAGAGACCATAGCCCAGCGGAATACCTATTGCTTTCACCCAGGGGTTGCCACTGGAAAGGAAGAAGATGATGTCGGCCACCAATATCAATATTATTATACCATATACCGCAGCCAGCCCCAACCCTTTGGACCAAAAACGTGAAAGTCCATTCAAGAAATCCCGGATCCCGACATCTTCATGCTCCAGTATCCTATTCACAGTGTAACAGACGGAAGCGAAGGCCGGAGCTGTCAAAATAAGGCCGCCCACCAGGGCGATGACCGACATCTTGGCTGGAAGCGAGACAAGGAATGATGCAGCCGTGAACCAAAGAAATGATACCGAACTCAGAATCAATACCGTGCCCATGTAAGCATATGCATTCTTAAAAGTCCCAACGATCGTTTTCCATGCCTGCTGGGCCTCCGATCCAACCCGGGAAGGCACAAACAATCCCCCCTTATCACTCTCATTGTTGTTTTCACATTTTCTCTGGCCTGGAAACTCCAAGGATTCTCAAAGCATTCCCAAGTGCGACCTTGGTGGCCCTTATAAGCGCTAGACGCGCCTGAGTGAGATCCCGGTTTTCAGAGATAACCCTGCACCTGTTGTAGAAATTATGAAAGATGCCGGCGAGATCCAATGCATATTTGGCTATCCGGTTAGGAGCGCGCTCCTTCATGGCTGCCACGATTTCATCCGGGAAAAAGCATATGGCCTTAGCCAGGGCTTTCTCCACATCCTCGGTCAATAGATCGAGCCTGCATTTCCTGGCAGATGGCTGGTCAATGGAAAGAGAGTCTGCCTGCCTCAAAATACTTGCAATCCTCGCGTAAGCATATTGAATGTAATATACAGGATTCTCCTGTGACTCCTTTTTGGCGAGCTCGATGTCGAAATCAAGGTGGCT containing:
- a CDS encoding CTP synthase; the encoded protein is MAKYIFVTGGVVSGLGKGVTAASIGRLLKSRGLSVTAMKLDPYINVDPGTMSPYQHGEVFVTADGAETDLDLGHYERFMDVNLGKLNNVTTGMIYWSVITKERRGDFLGGTVQVIPHITNEIKSRIVRVGKETGVDVVIVEIGGTVGDIESLPFLEAIRQLRTDLGRDDVMYVHVTLVPYLVSVGELKTKPTQHSVKELRSIGIQPDVIVCRSDRKLPKEVKAKIALFCDIDIEAVIPNVNVDNIYEVPLVLENEKLDEFIVRRLQLSCKTRDLAEWRDLVKRISHPSGSVEIAVVGKYVSLPDAYLSVTEALRHAGIANDVEVRIRWVSSEDLEVAEPASLLDGIHGIVVPGGFGNRGIEGKIRAAKYARENGIPYLGLCLGMQCAVIEFARNVCGLEGANSSEFDDNTPYPVIDLLPEQKGIGDLGGTMRLGSYPCVLSDDSLSFSAYKQSLIHERHRHRYEFNNDFRDMMVEKGLRIAGVSPDGRLVEIVELKDHIWFVGTQFHPEFQSRPNRPHPLFKDFVAASMRGSRDHSS
- the rho gene encoding transcription termination factor Rho, with the protein product MNIAELEAKTIPELYEVARALDIAGYSKMRKKDLIFEILKVQAEKEGLLFGEGILEIMADGFGFLRVAGLSASPDDIYVSPSQIRRFNLRTGDLVSGQVRPPKDNEKYFALLRVEAVNAKDPEAAGKRLHFEDLTPIYPNQRLRMETTAHDITTRIMDIISPLGKGQRGLIVSPPKAGKTTVLKKIANSITENHPEVELLVLLVDERPEEVTDMERSVKGIVTSSTFDQPAENHIRVAEMVLERAKRLVEHKRDVVILLDSITRLARAYNLVEPPSGRTLSGGLDPAALHKPKRFFGAARNIEEGGSLTILATALIDTGSRMDDVIYEEFKGTGNMELHLDRKLAERRIFPAVDINRSGTRKEELLFTEEELETAWLLRKALASLGVAEMTELILDRLQHTKNNEEFRKLILKSQFAENVRAISQ